The following proteins are encoded in a genomic region of Phycisphaera sp.:
- a CDS encoding FAD-dependent oxidoreductase: MSENGQDSTIEKLVIIGSGPAGWTAALYASRAQLDPLCVIGVPKQDPGPVLPGGQLMLTTDVENYPGFPDGIAGPEMMTLFQKQAERFGARVMNDDVKTVQFNKDYTQPHTMTTASGKTIRAHAVIIATGATANWLGLDNEIRLATSGGGVSACAVCDGALPMFRDNPVAVVGGGDTAMEEGHHLSKFASKVYIIHRRDELRASKVMQERTLGKGNVEMVWNSTVVDVLDKKDEASGADVIRAVVLEDTVTNERRELEVSGMFVAIGHTPATKFLRDSGLEFDQAGYIDLKKRSGVTNIPGVFAAGDVADAKYRQAVTAAGMGCQAALDAEHWLGEHALV; the protein is encoded by the coding sequence ATGAGCGAGAACGGTCAGGATTCAACAATCGAGAAGCTGGTCATCATCGGGTCGGGCCCCGCCGGGTGGACGGCCGCGCTGTACGCCTCTCGGGCGCAGCTCGACCCGCTCTGCGTGATCGGTGTGCCCAAGCAGGACCCCGGGCCCGTCTTGCCGGGCGGCCAGCTCATGCTGACGACCGACGTGGAGAATTACCCCGGCTTCCCCGATGGCATCGCCGGCCCGGAGATGATGACGCTGTTCCAGAAGCAGGCCGAGCGTTTTGGCGCTCGGGTGATGAACGACGACGTCAAGACGGTGCAATTCAACAAGGATTACACGCAGCCACACACCATGACGACAGCAAGCGGCAAGACCATCCGAGCCCACGCGGTGATCATCGCCACGGGCGCGACCGCCAACTGGCTGGGCCTGGACAACGAGATCCGCTTGGCCACGTCCGGCGGGGGTGTCTCGGCGTGTGCGGTGTGCGACGGCGCTCTGCCCATGTTCCGTGACAACCCGGTGGCGGTGGTCGGCGGCGGGGACACGGCCATGGAAGAGGGCCACCACCTGAGCAAGTTCGCGTCGAAGGTCTACATCATCCACCGCCGCGATGAGCTGCGCGCCAGCAAGGTGATGCAGGAACGCACACTCGGCAAGGGCAACGTCGAGATGGTGTGGAACAGCACCGTGGTCGACGTGCTCGACAAGAAGGACGAGGCCTCGGGTGCCGACGTCATCCGCGCGGTCGTGCTCGAAGACACCGTGACCAACGAGCGTCGCGAGCTCGAAGTCAGCGGCATGTTCGTGGCCATCGGCCATACGCCGGCGACCAAGTTCCTCCGCGACAGCGGGCTCGAGTTCGACCAGGCCGGCTACATCGACCTCAAGAAGCGCAGCGGCGTGACCAACATCCCCGGCGTGTTCGCCGCGGGCGACGTGGCGGATGCCAAGTACCGCCAGGCCGTGACGGCCGCGGGCATGGGCTGCCAGGCGGCGCTCGACGCCGAGCATTGGCTGGGTGAGCACGCGCTGGTGTGA
- the ald gene encoding alanine dehydrogenase: MIVGVPTEVKPDEYRVGLMPVGVDLLIRDGHSVVVQSGSGLGIGFEDSAFENVGASIAKTADDVWAQADMIVKVKEPQPIEWPHMRANQVVFTYFHFAADRDLTLACLDQKICAVAYETLEAPGLSGRPTLPLLTPMSEIAGRMATQEGAKYLERPQQGRGVLLGGVPGVEPGKVLVLGGGVVGTNAAKIASGMGADVIIMDIDLDRMRYLEDVMDDNVTTIYSDPHAIRKYLRWADLVIGAVLLPGAKAPNLVTREDLKIMPEGAVIVDVSIDQGGCVETSRVTTHGQPTYIIDGVVHYCVGNMPGAVARTSTHALNNATIPWARRLAKVGPHEIAARDAGFAMAINCDDGRLLNRPVAEAHDLEVATA; this comes from the coding sequence ATGATCGTTGGCGTTCCCACAGAGGTCAAACCCGATGAGTACCGCGTTGGCCTGATGCCCGTGGGCGTCGATCTGCTGATCCGTGACGGCCACAGCGTCGTGGTCCAGTCCGGCTCGGGCCTGGGCATCGGCTTCGAGGATTCGGCCTTCGAGAACGTCGGCGCAAGCATCGCCAAGACCGCCGACGACGTGTGGGCCCAGGCCGACATGATCGTCAAGGTCAAGGAGCCACAGCCCATCGAATGGCCGCACATGCGAGCCAACCAGGTGGTGTTCACCTACTTCCACTTCGCCGCCGATCGCGACCTCACGCTGGCCTGCCTTGACCAAAAGATCTGCGCGGTCGCCTACGAAACCCTCGAGGCACCGGGCCTGAGCGGCAGACCCACCCTCCCGCTGCTGACCCCCATGAGCGAGATCGCCGGCCGCATGGCCACCCAGGAGGGCGCCAAGTACCTCGAGCGACCCCAGCAGGGGCGCGGCGTGCTGCTCGGCGGCGTGCCGGGCGTCGAGCCGGGCAAGGTGCTGGTGCTCGGCGGTGGCGTGGTGGGCACCAACGCCGCCAAGATCGCCAGCGGCATGGGCGCTGACGTCATCATCATGGACATTGACCTCGACCGCATGCGCTACCTCGAGGACGTAATGGACGACAACGTCACGACCATATACAGCGATCCGCACGCCATCCGCAAGTACCTCCGCTGGGCCGACCTGGTCATCGGTGCTGTGCTGCTGCCGGGTGCCAAGGCCCCCAACCTCGTCACCCGTGAAGACCTCAAGATCATGCCCGAGGGCGCTGTCATCGTCGACGTCTCCATCGATCAGGGCGGCTGCGTCGAGACCAGCCGCGTGACCACACACGGCCAGCCGACCTACATCATCGACGGCGTGGTCCACTACTGCGTGGGCAACATGCCGGGTGCCGTCGCCCGCACGAGCACCCACGCGCTCAACAACGCGACCATCCCCTGGGCCCGCCGCCTGGCCAAGGTCGGCCCCCACGAGATCGCCGCCCGCGACGCCGGCTTCGCCATGGCCATCAACTGCGACGACGGCCGCCTGCTCAACCGCCCCGTCGCCGAGGCCCACGACCTGGAAGTCGCCACCGCCTGA
- a CDS encoding iron-sulfur cluster assembly accessory protein: MTATSANPSQADTNAVSITEKAASEILRIVQEQELDASKVHLRVGVKGGGCSGFNYILDLTEAVRDTDEVMEMHGIKVVCDPKSLLYLHGTVVDFKDEIMSRGFVFQNPNASATCGCGSSFSA; encoded by the coding sequence ATGACAGCCACTTCCGCCAATCCCAGCCAGGCCGACACCAACGCCGTCAGCATCACCGAGAAGGCCGCCAGCGAGATCCTGCGGATCGTGCAGGAGCAGGAGTTGGACGCCAGCAAGGTTCACCTGCGCGTGGGCGTCAAGGGTGGGGGCTGCTCGGGATTCAACTACATCCTGGACCTTACCGAGGCCGTCCGCGACACCGACGAGGTCATGGAGATGCACGGCATCAAGGTGGTGTGCGACCCCAAGAGCCTGCTCTACCTCCACGGTACCGTGGTCGACTTCAAGGACGAGATCATGAGCCGCGGGTTCGTCTTCCAGAACCCCAACGCCAGTGCTACCTGTGGGTGTGGCTCTAGTTTCTCGGCTTGA
- the iscU gene encoding Fe-S cluster assembly scaffold IscU, with amino-acid sequence MAYGDKVIDHYENPRNVGSFGTQKEIKANKDVGVGLVGAPECGDVMQLQIKVDESGKIEDAKFKCFGCGSAIASSSLATEWLKGKSLDEGLTIKNTQIVEELSLPPVKIHCSVLAEDAIRAAIEDYKTKNGIQSEAAHAH; translated from the coding sequence ATGGCATATGGCGACAAGGTCATCGATCACTACGAGAACCCACGGAACGTGGGCAGCTTTGGCACGCAGAAAGAGATCAAGGCCAACAAGGACGTTGGAGTTGGCCTCGTTGGCGCACCGGAGTGCGGCGACGTCATGCAACTCCAGATCAAGGTCGACGAGTCGGGCAAGATCGAGGACGCCAAGTTCAAGTGCTTCGGCTGTGGCTCGGCCATCGCCAGCAGCAGCCTGGCCACCGAGTGGCTCAAGGGCAAGAGCTTGGACGAGGGGCTGACCATCAAGAACACCCAGATTGTCGAGGAGCTCAGTCTTCCGCCGGTCAAGATCCACTGCTCGGTGCTGGCCGAAGATGCCATCCGGGCGGCCATCGAGGATTACAAGACCAAGAACGGGATCCAGTCCGAGGCCGCTCACGCCCATTAG
- a CDS encoding IscS subfamily cysteine desulfurase, with translation MAVDLPIYLDNAATTRTDPRVVEAMLPYFTETFGNPGSRNHSFGWASEKGIDTARQQVADLIGADRKEVIFTSGATESNNLAIKGAASMYAKGPAGTENRGHIITAQHEHKAVLDPCKRLQKEGFDVTYLAPGKDGLITAKMIEEAMREDTILVTIMWANNELGTINEIPEIGKLCHDRGAVLHTDATQWVGKMPTDVTKDNVDLLSMSGHKIYGPNGVGALYVRRRKPRIRLTALQEGGGQERGFRSGTLNVPGIVGLGKACELCAAEMDDERERLLALRQKIESSITSQLDTVQVNGHADKRLPNMTNISFGFVEGESMMMAIKEIAVSSGSACTSASLEPSYVLKSLGIGDDLAHSSLRISMGRYTTEAQVDYAIEKIVAAVKKLRDLSPLYDMHNEGIDITKIEWQAH, from the coding sequence ATGGCCGTTGACCTCCCAATCTATCTCGATAACGCCGCCACGACTCGCACCGACCCGCGGGTGGTCGAGGCGATGCTGCCCTACTTCACCGAGACCTTCGGCAACCCGGGCAGCCGCAACCACAGCTTCGGCTGGGCGTCGGAGAAGGGCATCGATACCGCCCGCCAGCAGGTGGCCGACCTGATCGGCGCCGACCGTAAGGAGGTCATCTTCACCAGTGGGGCGACCGAGAGCAACAACCTGGCCATCAAGGGTGCGGCCAGCATGTACGCCAAGGGCCCGGCCGGGACCGAGAATCGCGGCCACATCATCACGGCCCAGCACGAGCACAAGGCCGTGCTCGACCCGTGCAAGCGGTTGCAGAAGGAAGGCTTCGACGTCACCTACCTCGCGCCTGGTAAGGACGGCTTGATCACCGCCAAGATGATCGAGGAGGCCATGCGTGAGGACACCATCCTGGTGACCATCATGTGGGCCAACAACGAGCTTGGCACCATCAACGAGATCCCCGAGATCGGCAAGCTCTGCCACGATCGCGGCGCGGTGCTCCACACCGACGCGACGCAGTGGGTCGGCAAGATGCCCACGGATGTCACCAAGGACAACGTCGATCTGCTCAGCATGAGCGGCCACAAGATCTACGGGCCCAACGGGGTGGGCGCGTTGTACGTCCGCCGCCGCAAGCCCCGCATCCGCCTGACGGCGTTGCAGGAGGGCGGTGGGCAGGAGCGCGGATTCCGCTCGGGAACGCTCAACGTGCCGGGCATCGTTGGGCTGGGCAAGGCCTGCGAGCTCTGCGCCGCCGAGATGGACGACGAGCGTGAACGCCTGCTGGCCCTGCGCCAGAAGATCGAGAGCTCGATCACGAGCCAACTCGACACCGTGCAGGTCAACGGCCACGCCGACAAGCGGCTGCCCAACATGACCAACATCTCCTTCGGCTTCGTCGAGGGCGAGAGCATGATGATGGCCATCAAGGAGATCGCGGTGAGCAGCGGTTCAGCCTGCACGAGCGCCAGCCTCGAGCCCAGCTACGTGCTCAAGTCCCTTGGCATCGGCGATGACCTAGCCCACAGCTCGCTGCGGATCAGCATGGGCCGATACACCACCGAAGCACAGGTCGACTACGCGATCGAGAAGATCGTGGCGGCTGTCAAGAAGCTGCGAGATCTGAGCCCGCTGTACGACATGCACAACGAGGGCATCGACATCACCAAGATCGAGTGGCAGGCGCACTAG
- a CDS encoding ATP-binding protein, with the protein MAQRDEQASVSDSARITNDRQRIDQLWLAIEAAMQDQGYPKASMFAVRLALEEAMTNAFRHGLKDLPDDTPITVDYGIDAQRVRIAVEDPGPGFDPTDVPDPTSEENLTRPGGRGILLIRSYMTRADFKNHGRRLEMVYDRPPEAEN; encoded by the coding sequence ATGGCACAGCGAGACGAGCAAGCCAGCGTGAGCGACTCGGCCAGGATCACCAACGATCGGCAGCGCATCGACCAGCTCTGGCTGGCGATCGAGGCGGCGATGCAGGACCAGGGCTATCCGAAGGCTTCGATGTTCGCCGTCCGCCTCGCGCTCGAAGAGGCCATGACCAACGCCTTCCGCCATGGCCTCAAAGACCTGCCCGACGACACGCCCATCACCGTCGATTACGGCATCGATGCGCAGCGCGTCCGCATCGCCGTCGAGGATCCGGGGCCGGGCTTCGATCCGACCGACGTGCCCGACCCCACTTCGGAAGAGAATCTCACCCGACCGGGTGGCCGGGGCATCTTGCTCATCCGCTCGTACATGACGCGAGCAGACTTCAAGAACCATGGCAGGCGGCTCGAGATGGTCTACGATCGACCTCCCGAGGCCGAAAATTGA
- a CDS encoding STAS domain-containing protein, which produces MPAEETRLRITNQDGVTRVEFLDRNILDEASIQRIGEEITEIIDAASEPKMLISFTNVDHMSSAALGTLITIHHKIRNRSGELRLADIDPQIQEVFSITKLDRIFTIHEDSESAMKSFG; this is translated from the coding sequence ATGCCTGCCGAAGAGACACGTTTGCGCATCACCAACCAGGACGGGGTGACGCGGGTTGAGTTCCTCGACCGCAATATCCTCGACGAGGCCAGCATCCAACGCATCGGCGAAGAGATCACCGAGATCATCGACGCCGCCAGCGAACCGAAGATGCTCATCAGCTTCACGAACGTGGACCACATGTCCTCGGCCGCCCTGGGCACCCTGATCACCATCCACCACAAGATCCGCAATCGATCGGGCGAGCTCCGCTTGGCCGACATCGATCCGCAGATCCAGGAGGTGTTCAGCATCACCAAGCTCGACCGCATCTTCACGATCCACGAGGATTCCGAGAGCGCGATGAAGAGCTTCGGCTGA
- a CDS encoding translation initiation factor produces the protein MAGLFDGTALEQPVTCERCGKAVDGCACPKVDPRATSPRVRREKRRGKWNTIVGELGLPKDDAKALLKDLRTAMGTGGGLGDTPQGVEIVLQGDHREAVVERLKAAGYKAKAAGG, from the coding sequence ATGGCCGGACTCTTCGATGGCACCGCGCTCGAGCAACCCGTGACGTGCGAGCGGTGCGGCAAGGCGGTCGATGGCTGCGCGTGCCCGAAGGTTGACCCCAGGGCCACCAGCCCGCGCGTGCGGCGCGAGAAGCGGCGGGGCAAGTGGAACACGATCGTCGGCGAGCTGGGGCTGCCGAAGGACGACGCCAAGGCCTTGCTGAAAGACCTGCGCACGGCCATGGGTACTGGCGGTGGCTTGGGCGACACGCCCCAAGGCGTGGAGATCGTGCTGCAGGGCGACCATCGCGAGGCCGTCGTCGAGCGGTTGAAGGCCGCGGGGTACAAGGCCAAGGCGGCCGGCGGCTAG
- a CDS encoding HAD hydrolase-like protein translates to MMTTFLLDISGTVVRSGGFEAVFHRVYCELLNVEVGADEIRVNTGRKKAHLFAEVLDAHAPDRVDEPGLIDRMTDAFDAFMLQAIKQHPPPVLDGVREAMELLASKDITVGYVTGFARQPAERLLEVSKLDSAVLVGSDEVEHGRPAPDLIHEAMRRLGLADPSALAYAGDTPVDIQSGLAAGCGRVFGLTCGAHDRAELESAARGTPATVLDSLLEAVHDATA, encoded by the coding sequence ATGATGACCACCTTCCTGCTCGACATCTCCGGCACCGTCGTCCGCTCGGGCGGCTTCGAGGCGGTCTTCCATCGCGTCTACTGCGAGTTGCTCAACGTCGAGGTGGGCGCCGACGAGATCCGCGTGAACACCGGTCGCAAGAAGGCCCACCTCTTCGCCGAGGTGCTTGATGCCCACGCGCCAGATCGCGTGGATGAGCCCGGCCTGATCGACCGCATGACCGACGCCTTCGACGCGTTCATGCTCCAGGCCATCAAGCAGCACCCACCCCCCGTGCTCGACGGCGTGCGCGAGGCGATGGAGCTGCTCGCGTCCAAGGACATCACCGTCGGCTACGTCACGGGCTTCGCCCGCCAGCCCGCCGAGCGGTTGCTAGAGGTCTCAAAGCTGGATTCCGCCGTGCTGGTGGGGAGCGACGAGGTCGAGCACGGCCGCCCCGCCCCCGACCTCATCCACGAGGCGATGCGCCGGCTAGGCCTGGCCGACCCGTCAGCGCTCGCCTATGCCGGCGATACACCCGTCGATATCCAGAGCGGGTTGGCAGCGGGATGCGGCAGGGTCTTTGGCCTCACCTGCGGCGCGCACGACCGAGCCGAGCTCGAATCGGCTGCGCGCGGCACACCGGCCACAGTGCTGGATTCGCTCCTGGAAGCCGTCCACGACGCGACCGCCTAG
- a CDS encoding exodeoxyribonuclease III: protein MRVITWNVNSVKVRQERLAGVLERHEPDVVCLQELKSPELPGPVADDLERLGYHAAVYGQKTYNGVAILSKTQPTEVVRGFEGDNGPEDDHARLISAMVAGVRVYSAYFPNGGEVGSDKFVYKLAWMQRLRALLDARHKNSEPIILAGDMNVAPFDSDVAKLEKWEGTTHCVPEARDGLKHVEGFGFVDTHHARHPEGNIYSWWDYRQLAFPKGDGLRIDIIYATKDLAGTCIDARIDRDERKGKQPSDHAPVIADFEWPA, encoded by the coding sequence ATGCGCGTCATCACCTGGAACGTCAACTCCGTGAAGGTCCGCCAGGAACGCCTCGCCGGCGTCCTCGAACGCCACGAGCCCGACGTGGTCTGCCTCCAGGAACTCAAGAGCCCCGAGCTGCCCGGCCCGGTCGCCGACGACCTCGAACGCCTGGGCTACCACGCGGCGGTGTATGGCCAGAAGACCTATAACGGCGTGGCAATTCTGTCGAAAACCCAACCCACAGAGGTGGTCCGGGGCTTCGAGGGCGACAACGGCCCCGAGGACGACCACGCCCGCCTCATCTCGGCCATGGTCGCCGGCGTCCGCGTCTACAGCGCGTACTTCCCCAACGGCGGCGAGGTCGGCAGCGACAAGTTTGTCTACAAGCTCGCCTGGATGCAACGCCTCCGCGCCCTGCTCGACGCGCGGCACAAGAACAGCGAGCCGATCATCCTGGCCGGCGACATGAACGTGGCCCCCTTCGATTCCGACGTCGCCAAGCTGGAGAAGTGGGAGGGCACCACCCACTGCGTGCCCGAGGCCCGCGACGGCCTCAAGCACGTCGAAGGCTTCGGCTTCGTCGACACCCACCACGCCAGGCACCCCGAGGGCAACATCTATAGCTGGTGGGACTACCGCCAGCTCGCCTTCCCCAAGGGCGACGGCCTGCGCATCGACATCATCTACGCGACCAAGGATCTGGCGGGCACCTGCATCGACGCCCGCATCGACCGCGACGAGCGCAAGGGCAAGCAGCCCAGCGACCACGCCCCGGTGATTGCCGATTTCGAGTGGCCGGCATGA
- a CDS encoding glutamine synthetase III, whose protein sequence is MRNGMTMEQEPASTNHGGSARAGQQARQNQNNQPEGQHAPEAGWAMAEESFAKDVFTDAQMRRRLPAETYRKLQQTIRHGESLDAGIADAVAVAIKDWAVANGATHYTHWFQPLTGLTAEKHDTFVKPDGHGGAISEFTGQALVQGEPDASSFPSGGLRTTFEARGYTAWDATSPVFLSRYGDTVTLCIPTAFVSWTGEALDKKTPLLRSMDAINTQAMRVLTALGETDGATRVFSTVGAEQEYFLVDARLAETREDLTICGRTVFGDTPIKGQKLDDHYFGSIPERVLSFMSEVELILNRKGVPIATRHNEVAPGQFELAAHFEPANVACDHQMLVMETLRRVAPRHGFLCTLHEKPFAGINGSGKHVNWSLSTDTGRNLLSPKSEPHTNRTFHAFLVAVIRAVDLHADLLRASISSAGNNHRLGANEAPPSIISIFLGDMLTDLIEQFASGGTASSSRQGSTMDLGAQTLPEFVRDAGDRNRTSPFAFTGNKFEFRAVGSSAAVAFPVTVLNTIVAEALASFADELEKAEDTQEALSSIIQRVSTEHKRVIFNGDNYSEQWVEEAEKRGLPHIRSSAKAFRALTNDKNRTLFNSLDVLSPLETQSRANIFAEKYATQVRIEGLTLRNMTKTLVLPAALRQLTEIGSAVASLMAADIDPAENRTALEELAGLVGELRRNLTALDSVLEGGEPEYPLDAADHTEKHLIPTIEAVRTQVDAIEKVVAKDLWPVADYNELLVMQA, encoded by the coding sequence GTGCGCAACGGAATGACCATGGAGCAGGAACCCGCCTCAACGAACCATGGAGGCTCGGCCCGAGCCGGGCAGCAGGCCCGCCAGAACCAGAACAACCAACCCGAAGGCCAGCACGCGCCAGAGGCCGGCTGGGCCATGGCCGAGGAGTCCTTTGCTAAGGACGTCTTCACCGACGCCCAGATGCGGCGAAGGCTGCCCGCCGAGACGTACCGCAAGCTCCAGCAGACCATCCGCCATGGCGAATCGCTCGACGCGGGCATCGCCGACGCTGTTGCGGTGGCCATCAAGGACTGGGCGGTGGCCAACGGTGCGACGCACTACACCCACTGGTTCCAGCCGCTCACGGGGCTGACCGCCGAGAAGCACGACACGTTCGTCAAGCCCGATGGGCACGGCGGGGCCATCAGCGAGTTCACCGGCCAGGCGCTGGTGCAGGGCGAACCCGACGCCTCGAGCTTCCCCAGCGGCGGCCTGCGCACCACCTTCGAGGCCCGCGGCTACACCGCCTGGGACGCGACCAGCCCGGTGTTCCTGAGCCGGTACGGCGACACGGTTACGCTGTGCATCCCCACCGCTTTCGTGAGTTGGACGGGCGAGGCGCTGGACAAGAAGACGCCGCTGCTGCGATCGATGGACGCGATCAACACGCAGGCCATGCGCGTGCTCACCGCGCTTGGCGAGACCGATGGCGCGACGCGCGTGTTTTCTACTGTCGGGGCCGAGCAGGAGTACTTCCTGGTCGACGCCCGTCTTGCCGAGACGCGTGAAGACCTGACCATCTGCGGCCGCACGGTCTTCGGTGACACGCCCATCAAGGGCCAGAAGCTCGACGACCATTACTTCGGCTCGATCCCCGAGCGTGTGCTCAGCTTCATGAGCGAGGTCGAGCTCATCCTGAATCGCAAGGGCGTGCCCATCGCCACGCGGCACAACGAGGTGGCCCCCGGGCAGTTCGAACTAGCCGCCCACTTCGAGCCGGCCAATGTCGCGTGCGACCACCAGATGCTGGTGATGGAGACGCTCCGCCGCGTGGCTCCCCGACATGGATTTTTGTGTACGCTGCATGAGAAGCCCTTCGCGGGCATCAACGGCAGCGGCAAGCACGTGAATTGGTCGCTCTCGACCGACACGGGCCGCAACCTGCTGAGCCCCAAGAGCGAGCCGCACACCAACCGCACGTTCCACGCGTTCCTGGTGGCGGTCATCCGCGCCGTCGACCTGCACGCCGACCTGCTCCGCGCGAGCATTTCGAGTGCGGGCAACAACCACCGATTGGGCGCTAACGAGGCTCCACCATCGATTATTAGCATCTTCCTCGGTGACATGCTCACCGACCTGATCGAGCAGTTTGCGAGTGGCGGCACGGCCAGCAGCTCACGCCAGGGCTCCACGATGGACCTGGGAGCGCAGACGCTCCCCGAGTTCGTGCGCGATGCGGGCGACCGCAACCGCACCAGCCCGTTCGCTTTTACTGGCAACAAGTTCGAGTTCCGCGCCGTCGGCTCTTCGGCGGCGGTCGCCTTCCCGGTCACGGTGCTCAACACGATCGTGGCCGAGGCGCTCGCGAGTTTTGCCGACGAGCTCGAGAAGGCCGAGGACACGCAAGAGGCTCTCAGCTCGATCATCCAGCGTGTGTCGACCGAGCACAAGCGGGTGATCTTCAACGGCGACAACTACTCCGAGCAGTGGGTGGAAGAAGCCGAAAAACGCGGCCTGCCGCACATCCGATCGTCGGCCAAGGCGTTTCGAGCCCTGACCAATGACAAGAACCGCACGCTCTTCAACAGCCTGGACGTGCTCAGCCCGCTGGAAACCCAGAGCCGGGCGAACATCTTCGCCGAGAAGTACGCCACGCAGGTGCGCATCGAGGGCCTAACGCTACGCAACATGACCAAGACGCTCGTGCTTCCCGCGGCGCTCCGCCAGCTCACCGAAATCGGCAGTGCGGTCGCCTCGCTCATGGCCGCCGACATCGACCCTGCGGAGAACCGCACGGCGCTCGAGGAACTGGCGGGCTTGGTAGGCGAACTCCGGCGGAACCTCACGGCCCTCGACTCGGTGCTCGAAGGCGGCGAGCCCGAGTATCCCCTTGACGCGGCCGACCACACCGAGAAGCACCTCATCCCTACGATCGAGGCGGTCCGCACTCAGGTAGACGCGATCGAGAAGGTCGTGGCCAAGGACCTGTGGCCGGTAGCCGACTACAACGAGTTGCTGGTCATGCAGGCCTGA
- a CDS encoding ester cyclase → MSANSTVDPSKTAETLKVGKRLVELCQQGENRKAIEELYADTVNVVEAMSPTDMPGYDQLPDDAKKAHCTGTTDKAQLLESSDWFFENHEIHGGEVTGPYPLGDEFACFMRIDCTPKVGPMAGQRMDMKEACLYKVKDGKIVESRFHYAMDC, encoded by the coding sequence ATGAGCGCCAACAGCACCGTCGACCCGAGCAAGACCGCCGAGACCCTGAAGGTGGGCAAGCGGCTTGTCGAGCTCTGCCAGCAGGGCGAGAACCGCAAGGCCATCGAGGAGCTCTACGCCGACACCGTCAACGTCGTTGAGGCGATGAGCCCGACCGACATGCCTGGTTACGACCAGTTGCCCGACGATGCCAAGAAGGCCCACTGCACGGGCACCACCGACAAAGCCCAACTGCTCGAAAGTTCCGATTGGTTCTTCGAGAACCACGAGATCCACGGCGGAGAGGTCACCGGCCCGTACCCACTGGGCGACGAGTTCGCCTGCTTCATGCGCATCGACTGCACGCCTAAGGTCGGCCCAATGGCCGGGCAGCGCATGGACATGAAGGAGGCCTGCCTCTACAAGGTCAAGGATGGCAAGATCGTCGAGAGCCGGTTCCATTACGCGATGGACTGCTGA